Proteins from one Nodularia sp. LEGE 06071 genomic window:
- a CDS encoding serine/threonine protein kinase, giving the protein MIGKLLDHRYQIIRVLAQGGFGQTYIAQDTRRPGNPVCVVKHLKPATSDPRVFDTAKRLFNSEAETLESLGHHDQIPRLLAYFDENQEFYLVQEFIPGQTLAEELIPGQRWSESQVMQLLQGVLEILEFVHGQGVIHRDIKPDNIIRRACDQKLVLVDFGAVKQLRLPMVTVGGQPTATVAIGTPGYMPTEQGQGKPRPNSDIYSLGIIAIQALTGVPAIELQEDPNTGELLWEHLANVNYRLAGLLTKMVHYHFKDRYQSVTEALQACINTNNPVLTFAKPPVSSQNHHYQPSKSLSQVSPQKTVAVAPANPIAAQPAREQSHKLDPWPFLIGLFLASGAAALATNVYPQVRNLTANFTGNDTAANNCLAVVAGNSNVRSEPSSINSDTVLQKIGDNTGFEVTGKRTKRGWVEVKMNSGRLAWAHLDVITNNEQWVSCLRDKGVAINTVDDRNLITALPIPQPKPQPTPEPAETPKESESSDESEKIIAEAKQKYESGDLRGAIALLRSIPGHASSGFRETVTMINQWQKDWAKAEELFNDINQAIDNGEWEKVLDYKNHAEKLPDTQYWRNKIQPLLQQVDENVSKQASPAVDNQHQSQPEIPNAEEASATEEAGEQGAGSRGE; this is encoded by the coding sequence ATGATCGGCAAGCTACTAGACCATCGTTACCAAATTATTCGAGTCCTGGCTCAAGGGGGATTTGGTCAAACCTATATTGCCCAAGATACCAGGCGGCCAGGCAACCCTGTCTGCGTTGTTAAGCACCTCAAGCCTGCAACTTCCGACCCCAGAGTTTTTGACACAGCCAAGCGTTTATTTAACAGCGAAGCTGAAACTCTCGAAAGTTTAGGCCATCATGACCAGATACCCAGGCTACTGGCTTACTTTGATGAAAACCAAGAATTTTATTTAGTCCAAGAATTTATTCCCGGACAGACTTTAGCTGAGGAACTCATCCCCGGTCAGCGTTGGAGTGAAAGCCAAGTCATGCAACTGTTGCAAGGAGTTCTGGAAATCCTTGAGTTTGTTCACGGACAAGGCGTGATTCACCGCGATATTAAGCCAGATAACATTATCCGTCGCGCCTGTGATCAGAAATTAGTTTTAGTAGATTTTGGGGCAGTCAAGCAGTTAAGATTACCAATGGTAACCGTTGGCGGCCAACCTACAGCTACAGTTGCCATTGGGACTCCCGGCTATATGCCTACGGAACAAGGACAAGGTAAACCCCGCCCCAACAGTGATATTTATTCCCTGGGCATTATTGCGATTCAAGCGCTCACAGGAGTACCAGCAATTGAATTACAAGAAGACCCCAATACTGGAGAACTCCTCTGGGAGCATTTAGCAAATGTGAACTATCGGTTGGCAGGGTTGCTCACCAAAATGGTGCATTATCACTTCAAAGACCGCTACCAAAGCGTCACAGAAGCACTGCAAGCTTGTATAAACACGAATAATCCGGTGCTGACATTTGCCAAACCTCCAGTATCCTCTCAAAATCATCACTACCAACCCAGTAAGTCTTTATCGCAAGTATCCCCACAAAAAACCGTTGCAGTAGCGCCAGCAAATCCTATTGCAGCCCAACCAGCCCGTGAACAATCTCACAAACTCGATCCGTGGCCGTTCTTAATTGGTTTATTTCTAGCAAGTGGGGCGGCGGCTTTAGCAACAAATGTCTATCCCCAGGTGAGAAATTTAACTGCTAATTTTACGGGCAATGATACCGCAGCGAACAACTGCTTGGCTGTGGTGGCTGGTAATTCTAATGTCCGTTCTGAACCTAGCTCGATTAATTCTGATACTGTTTTACAAAAAATTGGTGACAATACTGGGTTTGAGGTGACTGGTAAGCGCACAAAACGGGGTTGGGTAGAAGTTAAAATGAACTCTGGTCGTTTGGCTTGGGCGCACCTAGACGTAATTACCAATAATGAACAGTGGGTTTCTTGTCTCAGAGACAAAGGCGTAGCAATTAACACCGTAGATGATCGGAATTTGATTACCGCTCTACCGATTCCTCAGCCAAAACCACAACCTACACCAGAACCGGCAGAGACACCAAAAGAATCAGAGTCTAGTGATGAGAGTGAAAAAATTATAGCAGAAGCCAAGCAGAAGTATGAATCAGGGGATTTGCGAGGCGCGATCGCTCTACTGCGGTCTATTCCTGGTCATGCTTCTTCTGGCTTCAGAGAGACAGTTACTATGATTAATCAGTGGCAAAAAGATTGGGCTAAGGCCGAGGAGTTATTTAATGACATTAATCAGGCAATAGACAATGGTGAATGGGAAAAAGTTTTAGATTATAAAAATCATGCCGAAAAGTTGCCTGATACTCAATACTGGCGCAACAAAATACAACCGTTATTGCAACAAGTCGATGAAAATGTCTCAAAACAGGCATCACCTGCTGTAGATAATCAGCATCAGTCCCAACCAGAAATTCCTAATGCTGAAGAAGCATCGGCAACAGAAGAGGCAGGGGAGCAGGGAGCAGGGAGCAGGGGGGAGTAA